The genomic stretch cccatgtgatattctccatagcttgaaggtaatttttatgcatgaaacaaagtttgtgtacattgaaccatcaaaaagcaaaggtgtcactatctcagtcacccatgtgggcagttttggattttggaatatttaggatttcagaattctagttaagggatactcaacctatagATATATGCATTTTCAACATGACAAGGTAACTGGTGAGACAGACTAATCTGTTTTCCCCTTTcgtttctgttttgctcttcacacatgcttagtaagtgattctggaggcagctgctgtttaccatgCCTATTGTAGGCAGTTAagcacagctacagtaggatcactTAGAGTAaaatcccatttccccccagtttaagatttataggattttttttattgcagacatgctgctgcatcCCAACACTAAGTTTGTCTTTCTGCAGCCCTACTTCACCATCTCTCCAATGCTAATGCTTCAAatgcctcctttcccccaaaaaacctgcagctagacagaagacaagaaaagtgAAGGACTAGACTGAGCTTCTgtaaaaaggctttgtaaaaaggagcttctttgtcagaagttttgttaactgaggtatgcctgtatattCATTTTAGTGGCCCAGAATTAAATAAGCAAATGTTGCCTTCTTGTGCTGATTTGCTTATTTCCCACTTCTTCATGGCtggcccagagcttggaaagttaattttaaaaagtagttcaTTTCGATTTACAGTGTTTGAAAATCAACTAATTGTGACAGTGCTGAAAAATTATCTAGTGACAttatttgttccactgttgattgCTTTTCTCTTACTTTGTTACCTTTATGAGAAAACAATTCATGTCAAAACAATGCCTCTAACAATGCCATTTTAAATTAACGATTAGAAGAAACTGGAAATGGTTACACCAATAAAGTACGTAACTTCAATCTTGTTCATTATATTACTTTTGCAGTATAAATACATAATATACTCATTGTCTCCAAAATGACTAGTTACAGATAACTTTGTTGCTAGTAACTCATTACTTCCAGACTCTGGGTGGGCATTTGATTGAAAGTCAGATCTATAACTGATTTCAAATCTGTCCATGAGAGTAAAACATTATTAAATTCCTTGCTTCAACTATATGCAACTGGAATCTCTCCTTCTAGATATAGGTGTCAGTAATGTCCATTATTTTATAGAAATTATAATTCTTATTGcctttctttatatttttgtatttttgtctgTCTAGAAAAGAATATATCCAAATGCTTGGTGTGTTTTCATTTTAAGTGCTTTGGGTGCCTGTTCAGTTTTTCTCAATAGGATTCAGTTATCTCTCTGAAAGTTGTCAGTATGGTTCAATGTTGCAATCCAGCAAAAAATAATGCGGCAGTGACCACTTTCTGTGAATGATTTCATTATGTAGTTAGTATCATGGAATATATAGGATTATTAATCCCCATCAAACCAAGAATAACTTCTCATTAGAAGGAATGCATGCACTGAAGAGGATGCAAAATGGCCTTGGTCGTATTACGTGATGTACTACATTGGTGTCTCCTCATCTGTTGTTTCTGTGTTGTGATCTCTTCTCGTTTTGGTTACACACTTATGAAATACATTTAATAGGGACCTCCTGAAGGATCTGCAAAGGGCAAAATATATGAATGGATCTAAACAAGCATTTAGGGATGTTAACCATAAAGTGCtctcttttatataaaataatgtgttctGGGTTGAACACTCAAAAACATCTCTTGTTTGGCTCAAGGTGTATGGAATCCTGGCAAAATGGAAAGGCACAAAGCAAACAAAGAATACACCAATAATTATGAATACTTTCATATTCACTGTCTTCTTGTTTGTGTTTCCTGTGTTCCTTGTTCTTTTGTAGGATTTGTACAGTTCTTTTGTTATGAGTGTATAGCATATAACTATGATAGCAAAGTTGGCCCAGAAGATAAACTGGCAAACATAATTAACAACTTCATGCCATAATAATCCAAAATCAGATTTCAGGTCAGCGCATTTCTTCACGTTCTCACGTGTTGGCTTCTTGTTTGTCAAAATCATGTTAGGAAGGGACAGACAGAACATGAATATCCAGATGAGTACAGATAGGATCTTGGATGCCAGTGTATTATCAGAGCTGGCTGATTTGAAGGGTCTGGCAGTTTTCAAATAGCGATCAATAGTTATGAGGCCCAAGAAAATAATGCTGATGTACATAGTGAAATAAAATATAACCTGAGTCACTTTGCAAACAAACCCTCTCAATTCCCA from Sceloporus undulatus isolate JIND9_A2432 ecotype Alabama chromosome 3, SceUnd_v1.1, whole genome shotgun sequence encodes the following:
- the P2RY12 gene encoding P2Y purinoceptor 12, producing MEPEYSPSGNSSNCSTDNRMNQVLFPLLYTFIFVVGIIMNGLAMGVFFQISNKSNFIIFLKNTVISDILMILTFPFKILSDAKLVSWELRGFVCKVTQVIFYFTMYISIIFLGLITIDRYLKTARPFKSASSDNTLASKILSVLIWIFMFCLSLPNMILTNKKPTRENVKKCADLKSDFGLLWHEVVNYVCQFIFWANFAIIVICYTLITKELYKSYKRTRNTGNTNKKTVNMKVFIIIGVFFVCFVPFHFARIPYTLSQTRDVFECSTQNTLFYIKESTLWLTSLNACLDPFIYFALCRSFRRSLLNVFHKCVTKTRRDHNTETTDEETPM